One Acetobacter oryzoeni genomic window, AGCTACGGAAACTTCATCCGTATCACGGTATTTGTTGGCAAATGCCAGCCCGATGCCCAGAGAAACCTGCGCGCCAACAATGCCGTGGCCACCGTAAAAGTTCTTCTCGCGGGAGAACATGTGCATAGAGCCACCCTTACCGTGGGAATACCCGGTAGAGCGGCCCGTCAGTTCTGCCATCACGCCGCGGGGGGTCATACCGGCCACCAGCATCTGGCCGTGATCTCGGTAAGATGTAATCAGCTTATCGCCTTCTTTCAGGCTCATCTGGATACCAACCACCACAGCTTCTTGCCCGATATACAGGTGGCAGAAACCGCCAATCAGACCCATGCCGTAAAGTTGCCCGGCTTTTTCTTCAAAGCGGCGGATCAGAAGCATGTCATAGTAGGCTTTAAGAAACTGGTCTCGTGTTAAGGAAGGACCATTATTCCCTGCCTTACCGACCTGTTTGGCGTTCGTTCCCATGCGTGATGAACCTTCTGCGATATGTAAACAGTTCGTAATAAATGGTGCGTAACAGCGGCATCCGTTTCCAGATCTTCAGGTATTTCCTAAAGGCCCAGTAAAACCGCATGGTGTTTCGCGTGATTCATTATGCAGCGTTGTAGTCTCCTGAGCGTCCTCCACTTTTGTGAAGGAGCTTTATATTTTCTATCTGCATGCCGCGGTCAACTGCTTTGCACATATCATAAAGTGTAAGGGCTGCAGCAGACACGGCGGTTAACGCTTCCATTTCCACCCCGGTTGCGCCGGTTGTTGTAACAGTTGCGGTAATCTCGATCCTGTTATCGTTCGGCGCCAGATCCACTGTTACACTGCTCAGGCTAAGCGGATGGCAGAGCGGAATAATATCGGCTGTTTTTTTTGCGGCCATAATGCCAGCAATCCGGGCTGTTGCCAGAACATCACCTTTTGGCGCTGCGCCTGAAAGGATCATTTCCAGCGTTTGGGGCTGCATAATAATAGCCCCGGTGGCAACAGCCTTGCGGCGTGTGGCAGCCTTGGCGGAAACATCCACCATATGGGCATGTCCCGCCGCATCCAGATGTGTGAGTGCTGGAGAGGAGGCCACGTTAGGCCAGCCCCAGAAGTTTTTTGGCTGCATCTCCCGGGTGCGGATTACGCAGCAGGGATTCACCTACCAGAAAGCCCGTTACACCGATGCCAGAAAGCTGAACGATATCTTCATGCGTTTTAATACCGCTTTCAGACACAATAATCCGATCCGGCGGCACAAGCGGAGAAAGTTCCCGCGTGGTATCCAGACTGGTCTGAAGTGTTTTGAGGTTGCGGTTGTTGATACCGATCAGGAAGGTATCCAGCGCAAGGGCGCGGTTGAGTTCTTCCTCATCATGCACTTCCACCAGCACATCCATGTCCAGCCCTTTGGCGTGGTCAACCAGTTCCAGCGCCATTTCATCGGACAGGATGGACATAATCAGCAGAATGCAATCTGCCCCGATCATGCGGCTTTCATAAACCTGCCATGGATCAAGGATAAAATCCTTGCGCAGAACTGGAAGGGAGCATGCCGCCCGCGCCTTGCCCAGATCTTCATTATCACCATGAAAGCAGGAGCTTTCCGTCAGCACGGAAATACAGGCTGCGCCAGCTTGCTCGTATTCTGCGGCAATTTCTGCAGGATCATAGGTTTCACGCAGGATACCGGCAGAAGGAGAAGCCTTCTTGATTTCTGCAATCAGGCCAACGGCACGGTCCGCAGCTTTTTCCTTCAGGGCCCGACCAAACCCGCGTGGGGCCTCTTTGGTTTCCTGCGCTTTGGCCGTGATTTCCTTAAGGGACATCAGGGTGGAGCGATGTTCAACTTCCAGCTTGGTGCGTGCGCAGATGCGGGAGAGAACATCCGGCAGTTCGTCAATCTTGCTGGCAAGAATGTCCGGAGCAGAACCTGCCGAGGACGCGAGTGGTGTATCGTTCATGATTATCCTGTCATGTCTCAGGCGCGTGCATCCGGGGTGGAAGCACGCAAACCATTCAGCACCGCCAAAGCCGTGCCATCATCCAGTGGGCGTGCAGCCAGAGCCACACTTTCCCGCAAGGCCTGCGGATCAATGCGTCCGTCCCGCAGGAGCGTTACCCGCCCTGCCACGTGGAGTGCGCAGGCGGCGTTCAAAACCACTGTATCACGATATGCCCCGGGTGCGCCATGCAACAAAGCTTCCAGAGCTTGTGCGTTATATTGGGCATCTCCCCCCAATATGGCGCTAACGGGGGCATAGGCAAGGCCAGCCATTTCCGGCGTAATGGAAAACGGGCAGATGGCACCATTTTCTAGCGCCATAACCTGCGTGGGGCCTGCCAGCGTAATTTCATCAATGCCGCCCTGCCCGTCTGATGGCAGGCCGCATACGGCCCAGACTTTCTGGGAGCCCAGATTTTTGAGCACATTGACCATCGGCTCTAGCCATGTGGGTGAGAACACGCCCACCAGTTGCCGCTTAACACCCGCCGGATTTACCAAAGGGCCCATCAAGTTAAACAGCGTGCGCACACCCAGGGCTTTACGTACCGGGGCAGCAAAACGCATGGCGGGGTGATGGTGCGGGGCAGATAAAAAGACGGCCTTATGCGCTTGCATCTGTTCCGCCAGCACTTCAGCCTGTGCAGAAAGCGGCACACTCAGCGCGGCCAGCACATCGGAAGCGCCTGATCGGGAGGAAATAGCCCTGTTGCCATGCTTGGCAACAGGCACACCCAGCGCACCCATTACAAACGCCACGGCGGTGGATACATTCAGCGTGCCGTAATTGTCTCCGCCCGTGCCGCATACGTCTATTGTATCGGTTGGCATGGCGGGTACGCTGTGCATACGGGCGCGCAAGGCGGTTACACCGCCCAGCAGTTCTTCCTGTGTTTCCCCACGCACGCGTAAGGCCATAAGAAAAGCCGCAATACGCTCTGGTGCAATCAGGCCATCCATAATCACGCCAAAAGCGGCTTCTGCTTCGGCTGCGCTGAGTGTCTGTCCTTCAGCGACACGTGCCAGAATGGAGGAAAAAAACTGTTCACCTGCCTGCTGAGGCGTGGTGTCCTGAG contains:
- the moaC gene encoding cyclic pyranopterin monophosphate synthase MoaC; the encoded protein is MVDVSAKAATRRKAVATGAIIMQPQTLEMILSGAAPKGDVLATARIAGIMAAKKTADIIPLCHPLSLSSVTVDLAPNDNRIEITATVTTTGATGVEMEALTAVSAAALTLYDMCKAVDRGMQIENIKLLHKSGGRSGDYNAA
- the trpC gene encoding indole-3-glycerol phosphate synthase TrpC; amino-acid sequence: MNDTPLASSAGSAPDILASKIDELPDVLSRICARTKLEVEHRSTLMSLKEITAKAQETKEAPRGFGRALKEKAADRAVGLIAEIKKASPSAGILRETYDPAEIAAEYEQAGAACISVLTESSCFHGDNEDLGKARAACSLPVLRKDFILDPWQVYESRMIGADCILLIMSILSDEMALELVDHAKGLDMDVLVEVHDEEELNRALALDTFLIGINNRNLKTLQTSLDTTRELSPLVPPDRIIVSESGIKTHEDIVQLSGIGVTGFLVGESLLRNPHPGDAAKKLLGLA
- the trpD gene encoding anthranilate phosphoribosyltransferase — protein: MPVPTQDTTPQQAGEQFFSSILARVAEGQTLSAAEAEAAFGVIMDGLIAPERIAAFLMALRVRGETQEELLGGVTALRARMHSVPAMPTDTIDVCGTGGDNYGTLNVSTAVAFVMGALGVPVAKHGNRAISSRSGASDVLAALSVPLSAQAEVLAEQMQAHKAVFLSAPHHHPAMRFAAPVRKALGVRTLFNLMGPLVNPAGVKRQLVGVFSPTWLEPMVNVLKNLGSQKVWAVCGLPSDGQGGIDEITLAGPTQVMALENGAICPFSITPEMAGLAYAPVSAILGGDAQYNAQALEALLHGAPGAYRDTVVLNAACALHVAGRVTLLRDGRIDPQALRESVALAARPLDDGTALAVLNGLRASTPDARA